One part of the Loxodonta africana isolate mLoxAfr1 chromosome 13, mLoxAfr1.hap2, whole genome shotgun sequence genome encodes these proteins:
- the GDPGP1 gene encoding GDP-D-glucose phosphorylase 1, whose translation MAIPHDSNEALYLLPPNKEDWAGQGIPDFVYGQEELLAGGIQWPRNTSAVPGVLPLSRFDSAVCSAWRQRMELGLFRYHLGELQTQTLPGAVGFVAQLNVERGVQRRRPQSIKSVRQAFDPEQFNFNKIRPGEILFRLHREPDLPSALQQEDILVMINVSPLEWGHVLLVPKPALGLPQRLLPGALRAGVEAVLLSLHPGFRVGFNSLGGLASVNHLHLHGYYLAHRLPVEGAPSKPLDPGGHLYLLQALPAPGFLFYTSSPGPDLEALVSRVCRATDYLTDHEIAHNLFVTRGAPPGKTSPSSALTGVRVILWARKSSFGIKEGEAFNVALCELAGHLPVKTSQDFTSLTEAAALTLIQDCLLPPAQAEEVRAALVALVAQEEQ comes from the coding sequence ATGGCTATTCCACACGACTCAAATGAAGCTTTGTATTTGCTGCCTCCAAACAAGGAGGACTGGGCAGGACAAGGCATTCCTGACTTTGTCTATGGGCAGGAGGAACTCCTGGCAGGAGGGATTCAGTGGCCCAGGAATACATCTGCCGTTCCAGGGGTTCTGCCGCTGTCTCGCTTCGACTCTGCAGTCTGTTCTGCCTGGAGGCAGCGGATGGAGCTGGGCCTATTTCGTTACCACCTGGGGGAATTGCAGACCCAAACCCTCCCTGGTGCTGTGGGTTTTGTGGCTCAGCTGAATGTGGAGCGAGGGGTGCAGAGAAGGCGCCCCCAGAGCATCAAGAGCGTGAGGCAGGCATTTGACCCGGAACAGTTTAACTTCAACAAGATTCGACCAGGAGAAATCCTCTTTCGTTTGCACCGAGAACCTGATTTGCCCAGTGCTCTCCAGCAAGAGGACATCCTCGTGATGATCAATGTCAGCCCTCTAGAGTGGGGCCACGTGCTGCTGGTGCCCAAGCCTGCCCTGGGGCTCCCCCAGCGCCTGCTGCCAGGTGCACTGCGGGCCGGGGTTGAGGCTGTGCTGCTGAGCCTACACCCAGGCTTCCGTGTTGGCTTCAACAGCCTGGGTGGCTTGGCCTCAGTGAACCACCTACACTTGCATGGCTATTACCTGGCCCACAGATTGCCCGTGGAGGGGGCGCCGAGCAAGCCTCTAGACCCAGGGGGCCATCTGTATCTGCTCCAGGCCCTCCCAGCTCCTGGCTTCCTCTTTTACACTAGCAGCCCAGGACCTGACTTGGAAGCCTTGGTAAGCAGGGTATGTCGGGCCACTGACTACCTGACTGACCACGAGATTGCACATAACTTGTTTGTGACCCGGGGGGCCCCGCCTGGAAAGACATCACCTTCCTCAGCCCTCACAGGGGTCCGCGTCATTCTCTGGGCCCGGAAGTCCAGCTTTGGAATAAAGGAAGGCGAGGCTTTCAATGTTGCCCTCTGTGAGCTGGCCGGGCATCTCCCTGTCAAAACCTCCCAGGACTTCACCAGCCTGACAGAGGCAGCTGCGCTGACCCTTATCCAGGACTGTCTGCTGCCTCCTGCCCAGGCAGAAGAGGTCCGGGCAGCACTTGTGGCCCTGGTGGCCCAGGAGGAGCAGTAA
- the TTLL13 gene encoding tubulin polyglutamylase TTLL13 isoform X2 has translation MEPSTCKSSESEEEYVEEEESEEESVKGEDTIPSNPSNEALSKADYNVFGNAAPLSIIAKKIPKKTIVPPDPEDLEVGRRKRKRKRRPLAINLTNCKYESVRRAAQICGLKEVGEDEEWTVYWTDCSVSLERVMDMKRFQKINHFPGMTEICRKDLLARNLNRMQKLYPTEYNIFPRTWCLPADYGDFQSYGRQRKTRTYICKPDSGCQGRGIFITRNPREIKPGEHMICQQYISKPLLIDGFKFDMRIYVLITSCDPLRIFMYEEGLARFATMPYVEPNINNLDDVCMHLTNYAINKHNENFVRDDAVGSKRKLSTLNVWLREHSYDPRELWGDIEDIIIKTIISAHSVLRHNYRTCFPQYLSGGTCACFEILGFDILLDHKLKPWLLEVNHSPSFTTDSRLDREVKDALLCDAMILVNLRGCDKRKVLEEDKRRVKARLFQYHQQPREARREQIQSSHAAMLDQERYEDSHLGGYRRIYPGPDTEKYAPFFKHNGSLFQETAASKAREECARQQLEEIRLKQEQQETSSNKKRKENKDQNQGESAGEKSRSRAGPRGLSTHLVYRNRIQEKEVPVHLDTMQPQEIVEEEELERMKALLQRENLIRNLGIVEQLNRMLHPSHRGQKKLHEYRPRFHQDRLGSQELQSVSLVPLVLLSGAATEQGLPHFLRPVRPQELIPRILGPLPSMNAAIPHHSQCHLQPRNFNWIGDPAAKGPCSLSVKKFGRRYFPSARVGLTSQGQASRRLEAINRALAGSVPPSLTPKQGYLLHPERVTSDSWTGCTMPSMGDSEHRAVKARELTLCPASAPLLQRSSALLNISHHR, from the exons ATGGAGCCGAGCACCTGTAAATCCAGTGAATCGGAGGAAGAGTATGTTGAGGAAGAGGAATCTGAGGAGGAATCTGTTAAGGGGGAAGACACCATCCCTTCTAACCCTTCTAATGAGGCACTCTCAAAGGCTGACTATAATGTATTTGGGAACGCGGCTCCCTTATccattatagccaagaaaattccaaagaaaacCATAGTCCCACCTGACCCAGAGGACCTAGAAGttgggagaagaaagagaaaacggAAACGCAG ACCCCTAGCCATCAACCTGACCAACTGCAAGTATGAGAGTG TGCGTCGGGCAGCCCAAATCTGTGGCCTGAAGGAGGTAGGCGAGGACGAGGAGTGGACTGTGTACTGGACAGACTGCTCTGTCTCACTGGAACGAGTCATGGACATGAAGAGGTTTCAG AAAATCAACCACTTCCCTGGCATGACAGAAATCTGCCGCAAAGATCTGCTGGCTCGGAACCTCAACCGCATGCAGAAGCTCTATCCTACTGAGTACAACATCTTCCCCCGCACCTGGTGCCTCCCCGCAGA CTATGGGGACTTCCAGTCTTATGGTCGTCAGCGGAAAACCCGCACTTATATCTGCAAGCCGGACAGTGGCTGTCAGGGACGCGGCATCTTCATCACCCGAAATCCCCGGGAGATCAAGCCAGGAGAGCATATGATCTGTCAGCAATACATCTCCAAG CCGCTCCTTATTGATGGTTTCAAGTTTGACATGCGAATCTACGTCCTGATCACGTCCTGTGATCCTCTTCGGATCTTCATGTATGAGGAAGGCCTGGCTCGCTTTGCCACCATGCCCTATGTGGAGCCCAACATTAACAACCTG GATGATGTTTGCATGCACCTGACCAACTATGCTATCAACAAACACAATGAGAATTTTGTCCGGGATGATGCTGTGGGCAGTAAGAG GAAGCTGTCAACACTGAATGTCTGGCTGCGAGAGCATAGCTACGACCCCCGAGAGCTGTGGGGGGACATTGAAGACATCATCATCAAAACCATCATCTCAGCCCATTCTGTTCTTCGCCACAACTACCGAACCTGTTTTCCCCAATATCTGAGTGGAGGTACATGTGCCTGTTTTGAGATCCTTGGTTTTGACATCTTGCTGGACCACaagctgaagccctggctgcTGGAG GTAAACCACTCTCCAAGCTTCACCACCGACTCACGTCTTGATCGAGAAGTGAAGGATGCACTTCTCTGTGATGCTATGATCCTTGTCAACCTCCGGGGCTGTGACAAAAGGAAGGTGCTAGAGGAGGACAAGCGGCGAGTCAAGGCGCGGCTTTTCCAGTACCACCAACAGCCACGAGAAGCCAG GCGAGAACAAATTCAGTCCTCCCATGCAGCAATGCTGGACCAGGAACGATATGAGGATTCCCACCTGGGGGGATACCGGCGGATCTACCCTGGGCCTGACACGGAGAAGTATGCACCCTTCTTCAAGCACAATGGCTCCCTCTTCCAggagactgctgcttccaaggccagAGAGGAGTGTGCCAG gcagcaactggaagagatccgccTCAAGCAGGAACAGCAGGAGACCTCAAGtaataaaaagagaaaggaaaacaaggaCCAGAACCAGGGGGAATCAGCAGGAGAGAAGAGCCGATCCAGGGCAGGGCCCCGAGGCCTTTCTACTCACTTGGTTTACAGGAACCGGATCCAGGAGAAAGAG GTACCAGTACACCTGGACACCATGCAGCCTCAGGAAATTGTGGAAGAGGAGGAGCTAGAGCGGATGAAGGCCCTGCTACAAAGGGAGAATCTCATTCGAAACCTGGGTATTGTGGAGCAGCTCAACCGCATGCTGCATCCCAGCCATCGGGGCCAGAAAAAACTTCATGAGTATCGG CCTAGATTTCATCAGGACAGGCTGGGCAGTCAAGAATTGCAATCTGTGAGCCTGGTCCCATTGGTGCTCTTGAGCGGGGCTGCCACAGAGCAGGGCCTTCCTCATTTCCTGCGTCCAGTTCggccccaggaattgatcccCAGGATCTTAGGGCCACTGCCAAGCATGAATGCTGCAATTCCACATCATTCCCAGTGCCATCTACAGCCCAGGAACTTCAACTGGATAGGAGATCCAGCAGCGAAAGGGCCCTGTTCACTGTCAGTGAAGAAATTTGGGAGGCGCTATTTTCCCAGCGCCAGAGTCGGGCTCACTAGCC AAGGACAAGCCAGCAGAAGGCTAGAAGCCATAAACCGCGCCCTGGCAGGATCAGTGCCACCCTCTTTAACCCCAAAGCAGGGCTATCTTCTGCACCCGGAAAGAGTGACAAGTGACTCATGGACTGGCTGCACCATGCCCTCCATGGGGGACTCTGAGCACAGAGCAGTCAAGGCCCGAGAGCTCACCCTCTGCCCTGCCTCTGCACCGCTGCTTCAGCGTTCCAGTGCACTCCTCAACATCAGCCACCACAGGTAA
- the TTLL13 gene encoding tubulin polyglutamylase TTLL13 isoform X3, whose protein sequence is MEPSTCKSSESEEEYVEEEESEEESVKGEDTIPSNPSNEALSKADYNVFGNAAPLSIIAKKIPKKTIVPPDPEDLEVGRRKRKRKRRPLAINLTNCKYESVRRAAQICGLKEVGEDEEWTVYWTDCSVSLERVMDMKRFQKINHFPGMTEICRKDLLARNLNRMQKLYPTEYNIFPRTWCLPADYGDFQSYGRQRKTRTYICKPDSGCQGRGIFITRNPREIKPGEHMICQQYISKPLLIDGFKFDMRIYVLITSCDPLRIFMYEEGLARFATMPYVEPNINNLDDVCMHLTNYAINKHNENFVRDDAVGSKRKLSTLNVWLREHSYDPRELWGDIEDIIIKTIISAHSVLRHNYRTCFPQYLSGGTCACFEILGFDILLDHKLKPWLLEVNHSPSFTTDSRLDREVKDALLCDAMILVNLRGCDKRKVLEEDKRRVKARLFQYHQQPREARREQIQSSHAAMLDQERYEDSHLGGYRRIYPGPDTEKYAPFFKHNGSLFQETAASKAREECARQQLEEIRLKQEQQETSSNKKRKENKDQNQGESAGEKSRSRAGPRGLSTHLVYRNRIQEKEQVPVHLDTMQPQEIVEEEELERMKALLQRENLIRNLGIVEQLNRMLHPSHRGQKKLHEYRCHLQPRNFNWIGDPAAKGPCSLSVKKFGRRYFPSARVGLTSQGQASRRLEAINRALAGSVPPSLTPKQGYLLHPERVTSDSWTGCTMPSMGDSEHRAVKARELTLCPASAPLLQRSSALLNISHHR, encoded by the exons ATGGAGCCGAGCACCTGTAAATCCAGTGAATCGGAGGAAGAGTATGTTGAGGAAGAGGAATCTGAGGAGGAATCTGTTAAGGGGGAAGACACCATCCCTTCTAACCCTTCTAATGAGGCACTCTCAAAGGCTGACTATAATGTATTTGGGAACGCGGCTCCCTTATccattatagccaagaaaattccaaagaaaacCATAGTCCCACCTGACCCAGAGGACCTAGAAGttgggagaagaaagagaaaacggAAACGCAG ACCCCTAGCCATCAACCTGACCAACTGCAAGTATGAGAGTG TGCGTCGGGCAGCCCAAATCTGTGGCCTGAAGGAGGTAGGCGAGGACGAGGAGTGGACTGTGTACTGGACAGACTGCTCTGTCTCACTGGAACGAGTCATGGACATGAAGAGGTTTCAG AAAATCAACCACTTCCCTGGCATGACAGAAATCTGCCGCAAAGATCTGCTGGCTCGGAACCTCAACCGCATGCAGAAGCTCTATCCTACTGAGTACAACATCTTCCCCCGCACCTGGTGCCTCCCCGCAGA CTATGGGGACTTCCAGTCTTATGGTCGTCAGCGGAAAACCCGCACTTATATCTGCAAGCCGGACAGTGGCTGTCAGGGACGCGGCATCTTCATCACCCGAAATCCCCGGGAGATCAAGCCAGGAGAGCATATGATCTGTCAGCAATACATCTCCAAG CCGCTCCTTATTGATGGTTTCAAGTTTGACATGCGAATCTACGTCCTGATCACGTCCTGTGATCCTCTTCGGATCTTCATGTATGAGGAAGGCCTGGCTCGCTTTGCCACCATGCCCTATGTGGAGCCCAACATTAACAACCTG GATGATGTTTGCATGCACCTGACCAACTATGCTATCAACAAACACAATGAGAATTTTGTCCGGGATGATGCTGTGGGCAGTAAGAG GAAGCTGTCAACACTGAATGTCTGGCTGCGAGAGCATAGCTACGACCCCCGAGAGCTGTGGGGGGACATTGAAGACATCATCATCAAAACCATCATCTCAGCCCATTCTGTTCTTCGCCACAACTACCGAACCTGTTTTCCCCAATATCTGAGTGGAGGTACATGTGCCTGTTTTGAGATCCTTGGTTTTGACATCTTGCTGGACCACaagctgaagccctggctgcTGGAG GTAAACCACTCTCCAAGCTTCACCACCGACTCACGTCTTGATCGAGAAGTGAAGGATGCACTTCTCTGTGATGCTATGATCCTTGTCAACCTCCGGGGCTGTGACAAAAGGAAGGTGCTAGAGGAGGACAAGCGGCGAGTCAAGGCGCGGCTTTTCCAGTACCACCAACAGCCACGAGAAGCCAG GCGAGAACAAATTCAGTCCTCCCATGCAGCAATGCTGGACCAGGAACGATATGAGGATTCCCACCTGGGGGGATACCGGCGGATCTACCCTGGGCCTGACACGGAGAAGTATGCACCCTTCTTCAAGCACAATGGCTCCCTCTTCCAggagactgctgcttccaaggccagAGAGGAGTGTGCCAG gcagcaactggaagagatccgccTCAAGCAGGAACAGCAGGAGACCTCAAGtaataaaaagagaaaggaaaacaaggaCCAGAACCAGGGGGAATCAGCAGGAGAGAAGAGCCGATCCAGGGCAGGGCCCCGAGGCCTTTCTACTCACTTGGTTTACAGGAACCGGATCCAGGAGAAAGAG CAGGTACCAGTACACCTGGACACCATGCAGCCTCAGGAAATTGTGGAAGAGGAGGAGCTAGAGCGGATGAAGGCCCTGCTACAAAGGGAGAATCTCATTCGAAACCTGGGTATTGTGGAGCAGCTCAACCGCATGCTGCATCCCAGCCATCGGGGCCAGAAAAAACTTCATGAGTATCGG TGCCATCTACAGCCCAGGAACTTCAACTGGATAGGAGATCCAGCAGCGAAAGGGCCCTGTTCACTGTCAGTGAAGAAATTTGGGAGGCGCTATTTTCCCAGCGCCAGAGTCGGGCTCACTAGCC AAGGACAAGCCAGCAGAAGGCTAGAAGCCATAAACCGCGCCCTGGCAGGATCAGTGCCACCCTCTTTAACCCCAAAGCAGGGCTATCTTCTGCACCCGGAAAGAGTGACAAGTGACTCATGGACTGGCTGCACCATGCCCTCCATGGGGGACTCTGAGCACAGAGCAGTCAAGGCCCGAGAGCTCACCCTCTGCCCTGCCTCTGCACCGCTGCTTCAGCGTTCCAGTGCACTCCTCAACATCAGCCACCACAGGTAA
- the TTLL13 gene encoding tubulin polyglutamylase TTLL13 isoform X1 yields the protein MEPSTCKSSESEEEYVEEEESEEESVKGEDTIPSNPSNEALSKADYNVFGNAAPLSIIAKKIPKKTIVPPDPEDLEVGRRKRKRKRRPLAINLTNCKYESVRRAAQICGLKEVGEDEEWTVYWTDCSVSLERVMDMKRFQKINHFPGMTEICRKDLLARNLNRMQKLYPTEYNIFPRTWCLPADYGDFQSYGRQRKTRTYICKPDSGCQGRGIFITRNPREIKPGEHMICQQYISKPLLIDGFKFDMRIYVLITSCDPLRIFMYEEGLARFATMPYVEPNINNLDDVCMHLTNYAINKHNENFVRDDAVGSKRKLSTLNVWLREHSYDPRELWGDIEDIIIKTIISAHSVLRHNYRTCFPQYLSGGTCACFEILGFDILLDHKLKPWLLEVNHSPSFTTDSRLDREVKDALLCDAMILVNLRGCDKRKVLEEDKRRVKARLFQYHQQPREARREQIQSSHAAMLDQERYEDSHLGGYRRIYPGPDTEKYAPFFKHNGSLFQETAASKAREECARQQLEEIRLKQEQQETSSNKKRKENKDQNQGESAGEKSRSRAGPRGLSTHLVYRNRIQEKEQVPVHLDTMQPQEIVEEEELERMKALLQRENLIRNLGIVEQLNRMLHPSHRGQKKLHEYRPRFHQDRLGSQELQSVSLVPLVLLSGAATEQGLPHFLRPVRPQELIPRILGPLPSMNAAIPHHSQCHLQPRNFNWIGDPAAKGPCSLSVKKFGRRYFPSARVGLTSQGQASRRLEAINRALAGSVPPSLTPKQGYLLHPERVTSDSWTGCTMPSMGDSEHRAVKARELTLCPASAPLLQRSSALLNISHHR from the exons ATGGAGCCGAGCACCTGTAAATCCAGTGAATCGGAGGAAGAGTATGTTGAGGAAGAGGAATCTGAGGAGGAATCTGTTAAGGGGGAAGACACCATCCCTTCTAACCCTTCTAATGAGGCACTCTCAAAGGCTGACTATAATGTATTTGGGAACGCGGCTCCCTTATccattatagccaagaaaattccaaagaaaacCATAGTCCCACCTGACCCAGAGGACCTAGAAGttgggagaagaaagagaaaacggAAACGCAG ACCCCTAGCCATCAACCTGACCAACTGCAAGTATGAGAGTG TGCGTCGGGCAGCCCAAATCTGTGGCCTGAAGGAGGTAGGCGAGGACGAGGAGTGGACTGTGTACTGGACAGACTGCTCTGTCTCACTGGAACGAGTCATGGACATGAAGAGGTTTCAG AAAATCAACCACTTCCCTGGCATGACAGAAATCTGCCGCAAAGATCTGCTGGCTCGGAACCTCAACCGCATGCAGAAGCTCTATCCTACTGAGTACAACATCTTCCCCCGCACCTGGTGCCTCCCCGCAGA CTATGGGGACTTCCAGTCTTATGGTCGTCAGCGGAAAACCCGCACTTATATCTGCAAGCCGGACAGTGGCTGTCAGGGACGCGGCATCTTCATCACCCGAAATCCCCGGGAGATCAAGCCAGGAGAGCATATGATCTGTCAGCAATACATCTCCAAG CCGCTCCTTATTGATGGTTTCAAGTTTGACATGCGAATCTACGTCCTGATCACGTCCTGTGATCCTCTTCGGATCTTCATGTATGAGGAAGGCCTGGCTCGCTTTGCCACCATGCCCTATGTGGAGCCCAACATTAACAACCTG GATGATGTTTGCATGCACCTGACCAACTATGCTATCAACAAACACAATGAGAATTTTGTCCGGGATGATGCTGTGGGCAGTAAGAG GAAGCTGTCAACACTGAATGTCTGGCTGCGAGAGCATAGCTACGACCCCCGAGAGCTGTGGGGGGACATTGAAGACATCATCATCAAAACCATCATCTCAGCCCATTCTGTTCTTCGCCACAACTACCGAACCTGTTTTCCCCAATATCTGAGTGGAGGTACATGTGCCTGTTTTGAGATCCTTGGTTTTGACATCTTGCTGGACCACaagctgaagccctggctgcTGGAG GTAAACCACTCTCCAAGCTTCACCACCGACTCACGTCTTGATCGAGAAGTGAAGGATGCACTTCTCTGTGATGCTATGATCCTTGTCAACCTCCGGGGCTGTGACAAAAGGAAGGTGCTAGAGGAGGACAAGCGGCGAGTCAAGGCGCGGCTTTTCCAGTACCACCAACAGCCACGAGAAGCCAG GCGAGAACAAATTCAGTCCTCCCATGCAGCAATGCTGGACCAGGAACGATATGAGGATTCCCACCTGGGGGGATACCGGCGGATCTACCCTGGGCCTGACACGGAGAAGTATGCACCCTTCTTCAAGCACAATGGCTCCCTCTTCCAggagactgctgcttccaaggccagAGAGGAGTGTGCCAG gcagcaactggaagagatccgccTCAAGCAGGAACAGCAGGAGACCTCAAGtaataaaaagagaaaggaaaacaaggaCCAGAACCAGGGGGAATCAGCAGGAGAGAAGAGCCGATCCAGGGCAGGGCCCCGAGGCCTTTCTACTCACTTGGTTTACAGGAACCGGATCCAGGAGAAAGAG CAGGTACCAGTACACCTGGACACCATGCAGCCTCAGGAAATTGTGGAAGAGGAGGAGCTAGAGCGGATGAAGGCCCTGCTACAAAGGGAGAATCTCATTCGAAACCTGGGTATTGTGGAGCAGCTCAACCGCATGCTGCATCCCAGCCATCGGGGCCAGAAAAAACTTCATGAGTATCGG CCTAGATTTCATCAGGACAGGCTGGGCAGTCAAGAATTGCAATCTGTGAGCCTGGTCCCATTGGTGCTCTTGAGCGGGGCTGCCACAGAGCAGGGCCTTCCTCATTTCCTGCGTCCAGTTCggccccaggaattgatcccCAGGATCTTAGGGCCACTGCCAAGCATGAATGCTGCAATTCCACATCATTCCCAGTGCCATCTACAGCCCAGGAACTTCAACTGGATAGGAGATCCAGCAGCGAAAGGGCCCTGTTCACTGTCAGTGAAGAAATTTGGGAGGCGCTATTTTCCCAGCGCCAGAGTCGGGCTCACTAGCC AAGGACAAGCCAGCAGAAGGCTAGAAGCCATAAACCGCGCCCTGGCAGGATCAGTGCCACCCTCTTTAACCCCAAAGCAGGGCTATCTTCTGCACCCGGAAAGAGTGACAAGTGACTCATGGACTGGCTGCACCATGCCCTCCATGGGGGACTCTGAGCACAGAGCAGTCAAGGCCCGAGAGCTCACCCTCTGCCCTGCCTCTGCACCGCTGCTTCAGCGTTCCAGTGCACTCCTCAACATCAGCCACCACAGGTAA
- the TTLL13 gene encoding tubulin polyglutamylase TTLL13 isoform X4, with product MRVKINHFPGMTEICRKDLLARNLNRMQKLYPTEYNIFPRTWCLPADYGDFQSYGRQRKTRTYICKPDSGCQGRGIFITRNPREIKPGEHMICQQYISKPLLIDGFKFDMRIYVLITSCDPLRIFMYEEGLARFATMPYVEPNINNLDDVCMHLTNYAINKHNENFVRDDAVGSKRKLSTLNVWLREHSYDPRELWGDIEDIIIKTIISAHSVLRHNYRTCFPQYLSGGTCACFEILGFDILLDHKLKPWLLEVNHSPSFTTDSRLDREVKDALLCDAMILVNLRGCDKRKVLEEDKRRVKARLFQYHQQPREARREQIQSSHAAMLDQERYEDSHLGGYRRIYPGPDTEKYAPFFKHNGSLFQETAASKAREECARQQLEEIRLKQEQQETSSNKKRKENKDQNQGESAGEKSRSRAGPRGLSTHLVYRNRIQEKEQVPVHLDTMQPQEIVEEEELERMKALLQRENLIRNLGIVEQLNRMLHPSHRGQKKLHEYRPRFHQDRLGSQELQSVSLVPLVLLSGAATEQGLPHFLRPVRPQELIPRILGPLPSMNAAIPHHSQCHLQPRNFNWIGDPAAKGPCSLSVKKFGRRYFPSARVGLTSQGQASRRLEAINRALAGSVPPSLTPKQGYLLHPERVTSDSWTGCTMPSMGDSEHRAVKARELTLCPASAPLLQRSSALLNISHHR from the exons ATGAGAGTG AAAATCAACCACTTCCCTGGCATGACAGAAATCTGCCGCAAAGATCTGCTGGCTCGGAACCTCAACCGCATGCAGAAGCTCTATCCTACTGAGTACAACATCTTCCCCCGCACCTGGTGCCTCCCCGCAGA CTATGGGGACTTCCAGTCTTATGGTCGTCAGCGGAAAACCCGCACTTATATCTGCAAGCCGGACAGTGGCTGTCAGGGACGCGGCATCTTCATCACCCGAAATCCCCGGGAGATCAAGCCAGGAGAGCATATGATCTGTCAGCAATACATCTCCAAG CCGCTCCTTATTGATGGTTTCAAGTTTGACATGCGAATCTACGTCCTGATCACGTCCTGTGATCCTCTTCGGATCTTCATGTATGAGGAAGGCCTGGCTCGCTTTGCCACCATGCCCTATGTGGAGCCCAACATTAACAACCTG GATGATGTTTGCATGCACCTGACCAACTATGCTATCAACAAACACAATGAGAATTTTGTCCGGGATGATGCTGTGGGCAGTAAGAG GAAGCTGTCAACACTGAATGTCTGGCTGCGAGAGCATAGCTACGACCCCCGAGAGCTGTGGGGGGACATTGAAGACATCATCATCAAAACCATCATCTCAGCCCATTCTGTTCTTCGCCACAACTACCGAACCTGTTTTCCCCAATATCTGAGTGGAGGTACATGTGCCTGTTTTGAGATCCTTGGTTTTGACATCTTGCTGGACCACaagctgaagccctggctgcTGGAG GTAAACCACTCTCCAAGCTTCACCACCGACTCACGTCTTGATCGAGAAGTGAAGGATGCACTTCTCTGTGATGCTATGATCCTTGTCAACCTCCGGGGCTGTGACAAAAGGAAGGTGCTAGAGGAGGACAAGCGGCGAGTCAAGGCGCGGCTTTTCCAGTACCACCAACAGCCACGAGAAGCCAG GCGAGAACAAATTCAGTCCTCCCATGCAGCAATGCTGGACCAGGAACGATATGAGGATTCCCACCTGGGGGGATACCGGCGGATCTACCCTGGGCCTGACACGGAGAAGTATGCACCCTTCTTCAAGCACAATGGCTCCCTCTTCCAggagactgctgcttccaaggccagAGAGGAGTGTGCCAG gcagcaactggaagagatccgccTCAAGCAGGAACAGCAGGAGACCTCAAGtaataaaaagagaaaggaaaacaaggaCCAGAACCAGGGGGAATCAGCAGGAGAGAAGAGCCGATCCAGGGCAGGGCCCCGAGGCCTTTCTACTCACTTGGTTTACAGGAACCGGATCCAGGAGAAAGAG CAGGTACCAGTACACCTGGACACCATGCAGCCTCAGGAAATTGTGGAAGAGGAGGAGCTAGAGCGGATGAAGGCCCTGCTACAAAGGGAGAATCTCATTCGAAACCTGGGTATTGTGGAGCAGCTCAACCGCATGCTGCATCCCAGCCATCGGGGCCAGAAAAAACTTCATGAGTATCGG CCTAGATTTCATCAGGACAGGCTGGGCAGTCAAGAATTGCAATCTGTGAGCCTGGTCCCATTGGTGCTCTTGAGCGGGGCTGCCACAGAGCAGGGCCTTCCTCATTTCCTGCGTCCAGTTCggccccaggaattgatcccCAGGATCTTAGGGCCACTGCCAAGCATGAATGCTGCAATTCCACATCATTCCCAGTGCCATCTACAGCCCAGGAACTTCAACTGGATAGGAGATCCAGCAGCGAAAGGGCCCTGTTCACTGTCAGTGAAGAAATTTGGGAGGCGCTATTTTCCCAGCGCCAGAGTCGGGCTCACTAGCC AAGGACAAGCCAGCAGAAGGCTAGAAGCCATAAACCGCGCCCTGGCAGGATCAGTGCCACCCTCTTTAACCCCAAAGCAGGGCTATCTTCTGCACCCGGAAAGAGTGACAAGTGACTCATGGACTGGCTGCACCATGCCCTCCATGGGGGACTCTGAGCACAGAGCAGTCAAGGCCCGAGAGCTCACCCTCTGCCCTGCCTCTGCACCGCTGCTTCAGCGTTCCAGTGCACTCCTCAACATCAGCCACCACAGGTAA